One Synechococcus sp. JA-2-3B'a(2-13) genomic window carries:
- a CDS encoding IS5-like element ISSoc13 family transposase (programmed frameshift): MKLVFLDENKWQKILAFLQTEERVNIGKEANCKQFIEAVLWIARSGAPWRYLPEGYGKWYTIYQRFHRWSRFGVWERMFKYFIDDPDLEHLIIDSTMVRAHSCAAGKKGEQALGRSRGGYSTKIHVSVDGLGNPLELRITGGEKSDITQGEELIEGWQRKDTKVIGDKGYDADKLIEKIGEAQAVIPPKRNRKTQRHYDKHLYKERHLIECFFHKLKQYRHLFSRFDKLARNFLSFLYLVSALFWLK, encoded by the exons ATGAAGTTGGTTTTTTTAGATGAAAACAAATGGCAGAAGATATTGGCTTTTTTACAGACAGAAGAGAGAGTTAACATTGGGAAAGAAGCAAACTGCAAGCAGTTTATTGAAGCAGTTCTTTGGATAGCCCGTTCCGGTGCTCCTTGGCGCTACCTCCCAGAAGGATATGGCAAATGGTACACCATCTATCAAAGATTCCACCGGTGGAGTCGTTTTGGAGTGTGGGAACGGATGTTCAAGTATTTTATTGACGACCCTGATTTAGAGCATCTCATTATTGATTCAACCATGGTTCGAGCGCACTCCTGTGCTGCCGGAA AAAAAGGGGAGCAAGCTTTGGGGAGAAGCCGAGGCGGATACAGCACCAAGATTCATGTGAGTGTAGATGGGTTGGGAAATCCGCTGGAATTGAGAATAACTGGCGGAGAAAAGAGCGATATTACTCAAGGGGAAGAATTGATAGAGGGCTGGCAGAGAAAGGATACCAAAGTAATTGGGGATAAAGGATATGATGCGGATAAGTTGATTGAGAAGATAGGGGAAGCTCAAGCGGTTATTCCGCCTAAAAGGAATAGAAAGACGCAGCGGCATTATGACAAGCATCTGTATAAAGAGAGGCATTTAATCGAATGCTTTTTTCATAAGTTAAAGCAGTACCGGCATCTATTTTCTCGTTTTGACAAATTGGCCAGGAACTTCTTGAGTTTTCTCTATCTCGTCAGTGCTCTCTTTTGGCTCAAATGA